The Streptococcus parasanguinis genomic sequence GCAATATGGGCGCTTTCATCATTTGATATAGTTATTATAGAAAAGAAATGTGAAATGTTTATGAAATAGAAAAAATTTCCTAGAAAAATCTAGGAAAACTGAACAGTCGTTTAGAGTCACTTTATCTATAGCCATAGAAAAAAACCTTTGAAAAAGGATTCCTTTTCAAAGGTTTTATTTTCTTTTCTTGTTAATTTCTTTTTCAATGGCACTAGCAATCTTCTCCACCATATAGGCCGTCTGGAGATTGCGCAAGATCAAGAGGGCCCAAAAACATGCAAAGAGCATTTGACCCGCCATGGTCGCTTCATTGAAAAAATAAGTCTCCATAGCAGTAAAGACTGCTATCACTGCAAATTGTTTTCTATTCATAAAATTATTTTACCATGATTCAGTAAAAAATTCATGTCTTAATCGTCTTGCAGGGTGATTTTATCGGATAAAAAGTGAAATTCCTCAGGGATGACACTTTCCTCTTCTTCTACCACTTCCGCTTTTTGCCCACGCGCCTTAGCCGAAAACTCTGCCCGAATTTGGGTCCATTCTTCCATCGAAACCGCTAAAATCTCTGGTGAGAAGCCAGCAGCATTGCTGAGGATATTGCCAAACATGGTATTGAGGTTGTCCCGCTTCATGGTCTGTTCAGCATTAAAAGCAGACTCAAAGGCTAAAATAGCGTGATTTTCATTGGCAGCGACCGGCTGAGATCCGATTAAGAGGGCCTTATCCGCACCCGCCAAGCTTTCGATGATTTCTCCCCAAGCGTTCTGAAGACGGATCAAGTTGGTCCGTGCCAACTCTGGGTTTTCAACCGCCTCTTGTAAAATGGCATTGACCTTGTTTCGATCTGCACGGTAGCCCTTGCTCGACTTGGTTGGACGAGTTACCGCTGGTTTTGAAGCAGGAAGACTGCTACCTGATTGCGCTAACTGTTGCTTGAGTTGAGCGACTTCCTTCTTCAAGTCTTCCAGCTGAGCTAGCACATTGGAAGGAACCTCCACAGCTGCTGAGTTAGAAACTTGGCCCGTGCTTTCAGCCAATTTAATGGTCATCATTTCAGTGTAAATGCGCGGTTGCAGACTATTTTTGATATCCGCTAGACTGGTCGTCGCCTGGTCAATCAGGTCAAAAAGACGGGCTTGATCGGCTTCCAGATTGGCCGCAAACAAGTCACTATTGTGGGTATTTTCTCCACCTGTCTGGACAATCAAGAGATCTCTCAGGTATTGAAGTAAGTCCGTGACGAAACGGGCCATATTCTTCCCATTATCAAAGATAATCGCCAGCTGATCCAGCGCCGCTGTCGCATCATGAGCCAGGATGGCAGCCACGTACTGATCGAGCGCAGCTAGACTGATGGAGCCTGTAATCTCTTCTGCGATTGCTGTCGTCAACTCACTACCCGCAGTCAGACTCAGGGCTTGGTCCAAAATGGACAAGGCATCTCGCATCCCACCTTCAGCGCGCCGAGCAATGATCTGCACAGCATCCGCTTCATAGGCAATGCCTTCTGTAGCTAAGATACTTTCCAAATGATGACCGATATCCGGCAGTTTGATGGCTTTGAATTCAAAGCGTTGCACCCGAGACAGAATGGTGGCTGGAATTTTGTGTAACTCCGTTGTTGCAAGGATAAAGACCACGTTTTCCGTTGGCTCTTCTAAGGTCTTCAACAAGGCATTAAAGGCCCCTGTCGAAAGCATATGGACCTCATCGATAATGTAGACCTTGTGCTTGGCTAGACTCGGAGCATAGGTGGATTTGTCGCGAATATCTCGAATCTCATCAACCCCATTGTTGGAGGCCGCATCGATCTCGATGACATCTTCTAGGCTCCCATTGGTAATGGATTCACAGATATAGCACTCGTTACAAGGCTCCCCATTGACTTGATTAGGACAGTTCATAGCCTTAGCAAAGATCTTGGCCACACTGGTTTTCCCAGTACCACGAGGACCAGAAAAGAGATAGGCATGGCTGATCTTCTCCTGCTCGACAGCCTGTCTCAATGTCCGTGCCACTACTTGCTGGCCGACCAATTGGCCAAAGGTCTGGCTCCGGTATTTCCGATATAAAGCTTGATACATTAGTTCTTAACCCCAAACATCTTAAAGTCCCAGTTTGTCTTATCGATCAAGAGAGCGACAAACTTTTCTAAATACTCCTGATCCAGCTGATCGTAGTCAGAGACACACTCCGAATCCAGGTCTAAAACTCCAAGGAGCTGACCGTCCTTGACCATAGGCACCACAATCTCACTCATAGCCCGACTATCACAGGAAATATAGTTGGCATGCTGGCGCACATCATCGACAATGATGGTTTCCTGCTTTTGAGCTGCTTCTCCACAGACACCCTTTCCAAGATCGATATGGACACAAGAAACACCTCCCTGAAAAGGTCCCAAGATCAATTCTGTTTGGTCATACAAATAAAAACCTGCAAAGACCGAACGAGGCAGGGCTTGATTTAAAAGAGCACTGGCATTGGACAGATTAGCCAAGGCATTGCTTTCTCCTGTTAAGAGAGCGTCTAATTGAGCCAGCAAGAGCTGGTATTGTGATTCTTTTTCCGAATGTTTCATACCTTCCATTATACCAAATCTTTGCCCAAAAATTAAGCTTCAAACAGCGAAAGAAAAAAGAGTGGGACAGAAATCGGTAATTCCTTAGAATTCGATTTCGTCGTCCCACTCAACCACTGCGTCTTGCTCGACAATCCAAAAATAATTGAGAGGCTAGGATTTTGTCCCAGCCTCTGGAATATAGATAAACTAATTTTTAGTAAAATAACTTAAGCGATTCTGCAAAGAGATAAAACTGAGGTCTCATTAATTTAAATTGATCAAGAATATACTAAACTTTCCGCTGTGAGAAAAGTGCCTGAAGCTTAACTGCTTCAGGCACACGGAATTATTGAGACCTTAGGCTCAATAATTAGTCATGGAACTTCTTCGAAGAAGTTCGCTGACGTCCGTACTCACCTAAGGAAAGTTTTTTATGATACCTTTATCTATTCATGTCGCCGATTGAAGTGAAAGACTTCAAAATATTGAATGGCACGGTAGATTAAAAAGATAGTCAAGATGATGGAGACCAGCCAGATGGTCTTGAGCCCATAATACTGGATCAAGTAGGTTGAAAAAATGGCCCCAAAGACGAAACTCCCAATCAAGCAGGTCATAAAGATGGCTTCCCAAAGAAATTTCTTCTCCTTTTCTCTAACAAAATTCCCATAAGCCACCATGGTTTTCTTGAGATTTCCCGTCATAAAGGAATGATTATAAGCGTAGCCATCCACTTCTCCAAAAGAGGTCGCTACGATTCCCAAACTCAAGCCAAAAAAAGGCACGATGAAGACATTTTTTACCGATGCTGGTAAAAATCCCGTCACCAAGGTTGTGAGGATAAAGGGCACTAAGGTACTGAGGCGCCAGACTGAATTGTCAATCAACCGCCGCAAAACCGTCATCAAAAAGATTCCCAGCATAAAGGCCAACATGGTCGCTAACTTTACTTCTACATCTGAGATCTGCTGGCCAATCAAACCAACCGATAGAAAGACCACATTTCCCGTCTGGCCTGCCGCCAAGGTCCCACCCCGACAGATAAAGGTATAGGCATCTGAAAAACCAGCACACATGGTCAATAAACAAGCGAACGCCTTGGTCCGCGAATGAAACTCCCTTTTCATTTCCATTCTCCCTAGGAAAAAGAGGGAGTGGTACAGAATGTTAAAAAACATTTCTCATACCACCCCCGAAACATTGATTGAGAACTCTTTCGAGCTTTTAGGCGAATGAAGAGTCTCACCAACTACTGCGACATTCAATTATTCCAACTAATGTGAAAAGATTGGAGAGCGATTGCCCTCTTTCTCCCTATTTTATTTTCCCTCACGCGCTTCGTTGAGGATTTTTTCAATCTTGGTTGTGATCAAATCAATCGCAACTGTGTTGGTCACGCCCTCAGGAATGATCACGTCCGCATAACGCTTGGTTGGCTCGATGAACTGGTGGTACATCGGTTTTACCACACCAAGGTATTGCTCAATGACACTATCGAGACTCCGGCCACGCTCCTCCATATCGCGCTTGATCCGGCGAATAATCCGCACATCATCATCCGTATCCACAAAGATCTTGATATCCATCAAGTCCCGAAGACGCTTGTCTTCAAGAACTAAGATTCCTTCCACGATGAAAACATCTTGTGGTTCCTGACGATAGGTCTTGCTGCTGCGTGTATGCTCTGCATAGTCATAAGTTGGGATATCCACCGGACGACCCTCCAAGAGTTCATTGATCTGCGCAATCATCAAATCCGTATCAAAGGCAAAAGGATGGTCATAGTTGGTCTTGATCCGCTCCTCAAAGGTCAAATGACTTTGGTCCTTGTAATAAGAATCATGCTCAATCATGGCAATCTTTTCATTCGGAAAATTAGCCAAAATGGCACGAGACACACTGGTCTTTCCTCCACCAGAGCCACCAGTAACACCAATAATAATAGGTCTATTTTGCATTTTCTACTCCATTACCTCTAGTCGTCTGAGAAGAAATAGACATCTCAGACACATCTTATCCATTTTACCATATTTTTGCCTAGACATGAATAGTTTTTCAGTCAGAAATTTGGAAACAAAAAGGACCTTCCGGTCCTTTGATTATCTAGATAAACTTGTTCTTTAGAAAAAAAGCCAGGTGATCTTGCAAAGAAATAAAAATGAGTTCTAATTTTTTAAATGAATCAAGAATATACTGAAACTTTCCGCCGTGAGAAAAGTGCTAGAAACAGTGATGTTTCTAGCACTCGGGAGTTTTGGAACCTTAGGTCCAAAACTAAGTCATGGAACTTCTTCGAAGTTCGCTGACGTCCGTACTCACCTAAGGAAAGTTTCTAAGATGACTTTGTCTTCAATCTAAAAGGACCTTGCGGTCCTTTCATTATTTCACTTTTTCTAATTTTGCGGCAAATTCATTACCACCACGTAAGACAAGTATATTTTTTCCACCGTTGACAGGTACGAAACAATAATTTGAATTAGCTTGTATATAGACTTCCTTAGCGCTCTTCACTTGATAGCCTTCTGATTTCACCGCTTCTTGAATGACTTCAAATGTGTGTTCAATTTCTTCTTTAGAAGTCGTGTCTCCATCATACTTTTCTGAATCAGCTAGAGAATAGAATGCGTAAGCCTTGCTATCGTAATACTTATCACTAATAATTCCATGATCTGAAATCTGAACAGTTGTATTATCTCCTTCTGTCACATTCTTCCATTTTCCAACCATGGCCTTAGGTGTTTCAACCTTGTGATAAACCAAATTTTCTTCAAAGTTTCCTTCGTATGATTTATAAGTTTTCAAGTCGAATAAATCATTTCTTAAAATAATATTGCTTCCGTCTTTTTGGAGCAAGTTATAGCGTGTGTTCCCACCAGACTTAATAACAACTATTTCTGTCGTCTTCAGGTTAAATTTCTTATCGACATCCGCAAGTGAATGCAAGTCCGTCGCATTTAACAAAGAAAGTGCTGTATTAAATTCTTTTTTCGCTTCATTGCCTTTGAGAACCTTTTTGATGGTCTCGCCACCATTGACTTTTTGTTTCTTTCCACTTAGTTCATAAGTGACCGGACTAGAATCCGTATTTCTCAACCAAACCCCATCTAGACTTGGTCCACCTGAAAAGAAAAAGAACCAAGCAAGAGCAATTACTGCGACAAGTCCCGCAACTGCGACCCCAATCTTTGTTTGTTTATTGAAAGAAAATGTCAATTTTTTCGGTCTTGGAACAGGTTGCAAGGTTTTCGCCGATGGTTGTGGTTGTACAAAAGCCGTCGACTCTTGTGAAAGAGGTGCACTAGGTGCAACAGGCGCTTCCTGAGAAGGAGCCTGCGCTTCAGTTGCTGGAGCTGGTGCTTCTTTTCGCTCTACAACAAACTCCCCTTTTTCACGCGCTTCTTGAAATTCTTGCATACTTGGCTTGCGACCATTGACCGCTTCAAAGTATTCAACCCAATCTTTTTGATTCATCATATCCCCCTTATTGATTCATTAAAAAAACTAATCATATTATACCACAAATCAATGGTTAATTTTTTGATTTTCAGAAAATAAAAGAAAAAGCCCAAGCAGTTTTCCACTTGGACTTTCTTTATTATTTCAAAACTTTTTGTGTTTTCGCGTAATTGGCTTCTACAGCTTCTTTTTCAGCTTTCCACCAGTCTTGGTTGTCTGTGTACCACTTGATGGTGTCTTCCAAACCTGCTTCGAAGTTTGTGAATTGTGGTTCCCAACCTAATTCTTCACGCAATTTGGTTGAATCGATGGCGTAACGCAAATCATGACCAGCACGGTCTGTTACACGGTCGTAGGCGTCTTTTGGTTGACCCATTTTTTCAAGGATCAATTCAAG encodes the following:
- a CDS encoding DUF3272 family protein, whose product is MNRKQFAVIAVFTAMETYFFNEATMAGQMLFACFWALLILRNLQTAYMVEKIASAIEKEINKKRK
- the dnaX gene encoding DNA polymerase III subunit gamma/tau, with protein sequence MYQALYRKYRSQTFGQLVGQQVVARTLRQAVEQEKISHAYLFSGPRGTGKTSVAKIFAKAMNCPNQVNGEPCNECYICESITNGSLEDVIEIDAASNNGVDEIRDIRDKSTYAPSLAKHKVYIIDEVHMLSTGAFNALLKTLEEPTENVVFILATTELHKIPATILSRVQRFEFKAIKLPDIGHHLESILATEGIAYEADAVQIIARRAEGGMRDALSILDQALSLTAGSELTTAIAEEITGSISLAALDQYVAAILAHDATAALDQLAIIFDNGKNMARFVTDLLQYLRDLLIVQTGGENTHNSDLFAANLEADQARLFDLIDQATTSLADIKNSLQPRIYTEMMTIKLAESTGQVSNSAAVEVPSNVLAQLEDLKKEVAQLKQQLAQSGSSLPASKPAVTRPTKSSKGYRADRNKVNAILQEAVENPELARTNLIRLQNAWGEIIESLAGADKALLIGSQPVAANENHAILAFESAFNAEQTMKRDNLNTMFGNILSNAAGFSPEILAVSMEEWTQIRAEFSAKARGQKAEVVEEEESVIPEEFHFLSDKITLQDD
- a CDS encoding GAF domain-containing protein, which translates into the protein MKHSEKESQYQLLLAQLDALLTGESNALANLSNASALLNQALPRSVFAGFYLYDQTELILGPFQGGVSCVHIDLGKGVCGEAAQKQETIIVDDVRQHANYISCDSRAMSEIVVPMVKDGQLLGVLDLDSECVSDYDQLDQEYLEKFVALLIDKTNWDFKMFGVKN
- a CDS encoding YoaK family protein; the encoded protein is MKREFHSRTKAFACLLTMCAGFSDAYTFICRGGTLAAGQTGNVVFLSVGLIGQQISDVEVKLATMLAFMLGIFLMTVLRRLIDNSVWRLSTLVPFILTTLVTGFLPASVKNVFIVPFFGLSLGIVATSFGEVDGYAYNHSFMTGNLKKTMVAYGNFVREKEKKFLWEAIFMTCLIGSFVFGAIFSTYLIQYYGLKTIWLVSIILTIFLIYRAIQYFEVFHFNRRHE
- the udk gene encoding uridine kinase — encoded protein: MQNRPIIIGVTGGSGGGKTSVSRAILANFPNEKIAMIEHDSYYKDQSHLTFEERIKTNYDHPFAFDTDLMIAQINELLEGRPVDIPTYDYAEHTRSSKTYRQEPQDVFIVEGILVLEDKRLRDLMDIKIFVDTDDDVRIIRRIKRDMEERGRSLDSVIEQYLGVVKPMYHQFIEPTKRYADVIIPEGVTNTVAIDLITTKIEKILNEAREGK